A region from the Silene latifolia isolate original U9 population chromosome 7, ASM4854445v1, whole genome shotgun sequence genome encodes:
- the LOC141590179 gene encoding uncharacterized protein LOC141590179: protein MVLKRAPVVESESDREMSSEEENEFLDAVSEEDEELGASDGSYGEGSGSESGEGESSGEDEEEDDDGNDEDEDGDGDGDGDGDEDEDEDEDGEGREFVIPKDDEMEELEKEYRDLQNREDSIVMQIVGGLLYSRPSFRALWDKALEIRIVLQNPYTKSNKLPQEPIRSLFLESNKAVSSGYSDLIASSKNAIDSLVQLQELAISTMQLIDNNPSIARAFEEGGPQSSLVSNGELEKMDVDQEWLQISQIQSRLASFRNKSVDKWQRKADVHSGAAAKKAKLLAFNQNISDQVETYMRDPSKMIRGMQMRRETADVFGSAAQQVDSAIEEANPEGDPELLDDSELYHQMLNEFLESVNNTSSEATFYALKNKQPKKRKVVDRRASKSRKIRYNVHEKIVNFMAPRPKDMPEMAPKLFQNLFGLRTRNRHHRIE, encoded by the exons ATGGTATTGAAGCGAGCTCCGGTAGTCGAAAGCGAAAGCGATAGGGAAATGAGTTCTGAAGAAGAGAACGAGTTTTTGGATGCG GTgagtgaagaagatgaagaattaGGTGCTTCTGATGGTAGTTATGGGGAAGGGAGCGGGAGCGAAAGCGGTGAGGGTGAAAGTAGTggggaagacgaagaagaagatgatgatggtaATGACGAGGACGAGGACGGGGACGGGGACGGGGACGGGGACggggatgaggatgaggatgaggatgaggatggtGAGGGTAGGGAATTTGTCATACCGAAAGACGATGAGATGGAGGAACTTGAGAAAGAGTATCGGGATCTTCAAAATAGGGAGGA CTCTATTGTCATGCAAATAGTTGGAGGCTTACTTTATTCTCGCCCATCTTTTCGTGCTCTTTGGGACAAGGCCCTTGAGATCAGAATTGTATTGCAAAATCCATATACTAAGTCAAATAAGTTACCACAG GAACCAATTAGATCATTGTTCTTGGAGTCCAACAAAGCAGTTTCCAGTGGATATTCGGATCTAATTGCATCTTCGAAGAACGCGATAGATTCACTAGTGCAATTGCAAGAG TTGGCCATATCTACAATGCAGCTCATTGACAATAATCCCTCAATTGCTCGAGCCTTTGAAG AAGGTGGCCCTCAGTCATCTCTCGTTTCTAACGGCGAGTTAGAGAAAATGGATGTTGATCAGGAGTGGTTACAAATTTCCCAAATTCAATCAAG ATTAGCATCCTTCAGAAACAAGTCGGTCGATAAATGGCAGAGAAAAGCTGATGTGCACAGTGGTGCTGCTGCAAAGAAAGCAAAATTACTGGCGTTTAACCAG AATATAAGTGACCAAGTGGAAACATACATGAGGGATCCAAGTAAAATGATTAGGGGCATGCAAATGAGAAGAGAGACTGCCGATGTATTTGGCTCT GCTGCACAACAGGTTGACAGCGCCATTGAGGAG GCAAACCCTGAAGGTGATCCTGAGCTCCTGGACGACTCTGAATTGTACCATCAAATGCTTAATGAGTTTCTTGAATCGGTTAACAACACATCCTCCG AGGCAACATTTTACGCTCTGAAGAATAAACAACCAAAGAAAAGGAAAGTTGTTGATAGGCGAGCCTCCAAGAGCCGCAAGATAAG GTATAACGTTCACGAGAAGATTGTCAATTTTATGGCTCCTCGACCAAAGGATATGCCCGAGATGGCCCCCAAGTTATTTCAGAATTTGTTTGGGCTGAGAACTCGAAATCGTCATCACCGCATAGAATGA